Proteins found in one Brachypodium distachyon strain Bd21 chromosome 5, Brachypodium_distachyon_v3.0, whole genome shotgun sequence genomic segment:
- the LOC100838747 gene encoding probable protein phosphatase 2C 41 — protein MAKFCCFAAGCSERHASATSGKGKGCQGEVKVSYGFSLVRGKTNHPMEDFHVAELTDAKGNELGLFAIFDGHLGDTVPAYLQKNLFPNILNEEEIWTHPDIAITKAYEKTDQSILSHTPDLGPGGSTAVTAILINGKKLWVANVGDSRAVLLKRGEAIQMSIDHDPNVERGAIENRGGFVSNMPGDVPRVCGQLAVSRAFGDRNLKSLLKSEPDVKVEDIDHTAELLVLASDGLWKVMNNQEAVDLAKRFKDPQTAAKQLVAESRKRDSKDDISCIVVRFKM, from the exons ATGGCAAAGTTTTGCTGCTTCGCTGCTGGTTGCTCCGAG CGGCACGCATCAGCCACTTCTGGTAAAGGGAAAGGCTGTCAGGGCGAAGTCAAGGTTAGCTATGGGTTTAGCCTTGTAAGAGGAAAGACAAATCATCCTATGGAGGATTTTCATGTCGCAGAACTCACTGACGCAAAAGGAAATGAGCTGGGTCTTTTTGCTATTTTTGATGGTCATCTAGGAGATACTGTTCCTGCATACTTGCAGAAAAATTTGTTTCCAAATATTTTGAACGAG GAAGAGATTTGGACGCATCCAGACATAGCAATCACAAAGGCTTATGAAAAGACAGATCAGTCTATTCTCTCACATACTCCTGATTTGGGACCAGGTGGCTCAACTGCTGTAACTGCCATCCTTATAAACGGCAAGAAGTTGTGGGTAGCTAATGTTGGGGATTCTCGAGCTGTTCTTTTGAAAAGAGGTGAGGCCATACAGATGTCAATTGACCATGATCCGAATGTCGAGCGTGGCGCGATTGAAAATAGGGGTGGTTTTGTTTCAAACATGCCAG GAGACGTTCCCAGAGTATGTGGTCAGTTGGCTGTGTCCAGAGCTTTTGGAGACAGGAATCTAAAATCACTGTTGAAATCAGAGCCTGATGTAAAAGTTGAAGATATAGATCACACTGCTGAGCTACTTGTCCTAGCGAGCGATGGACTTTGGAAG GTAATGAACAACCAGGAAGCTGTTGATTTGGCAAAAAGGTTCAAGGATCCACAAACAGCTGCCAAACAATTAGTGGCTGAATCGCGGAAAAGAGACAGTAAAGATGACATCTCATGCATTGTTGTTAGGTTCAAGATGTAA